The window tatatattatctcCTTTTTAAATAAATGCACCAAATACACAAAATGCCAGATCATATATCAGAATTCATATTCTCAGATGTAAGAGAAGTTCCTTTTCAATTCTTCGAGAAGAATTTGGTTTCACCTTGTCATCAATCATCTAGACTATATAAAAGGGTACATCAACCAAACAAATTCAAGCAATACTTTGTCAAGTGACCAGAAACTGTCCGGAGCTAATGTATCACAGCCAATGTCAAAGTTCACACACCACATGGCCTTCTGAAACAAATGCCTGGTTTGTAATGACTGatcccaaaaaataataaagaaaaaaacaaaagaaaaaatccgGTAATCATTGGTTCTAGTCCCCAGTTCACAGTATAAGAAAGGAAATTCTCTTCCCTAAGATGAGGTTTTAGGAATATTCATATCGCAGAAACCAGGAAGAGATCTTTCAAATGCGCATATTATCATACATAAGAtaaacatttcttttttctaaaattttgtaCACAAgcagaattaaaaaagaagtgtGAGCAGTAGAACCTAAGATGCCTTATTGCCTTGAATATACACTGCAGAACATGGAAGCATGAGAAAGTATGTAAGCAGGagctttaaaacaaaattaatccaGTTTCATTGATCAAAAAGATAATCCAGAAAACATGCACCAggtaatattaaattatagtcATTTGTAGCATACCAGACCATACTGGAAAATTCGTTTTAATGCCTCGTCCAAATGCTGCTCGTCTCCATACCGATATCTTATAACATCATTCCTGACCTgattaaagagaaacaaaaaaacataattccaGATGTCACCCTATATTCAAAATGTGAAAGAGTATACTATGCTTCATAGTTGTGCAAGCATTATCATAGTATAGACTACATCTGGTAAATGTGTCTGCAGTCAGCACAAGAACAGACTATTTTATGGAAGAGCAAAGCAAAATGCTACAAGGTTTTGTATCATTGCATAAAACAACTACATAGCACAACGTTATTACAGGAAGAAACTTCACAATGAATATTATATTATCCAACAATATATTACAAGTCTGAAGGGGATGCCATGTTAAATCTTTAACTCTCTAGAGCATAATATACTGATGCACATTAATCCTGAATTTTAGAGATGCTAAAATATTGGCAAGGAAGGAGTAATGAAGCTCTTAATTTAGGACTTCGAAATTGATCCAGCGTTAAGCAAAAATTGTCCCTGTTTACCTTAACCACACACCAGGTCAAATGGAATTGGGATTGTGAATAAAGTCAAACATATGACTCAAAATAATACCATGATGGAAACTAACCGGCTAAGAAAGATTTGTTGAAGAAAGCTAATATTCACCCTAGTATGAGAAGACTAAGTCTGGATGAGATGTCCAATCATATTATCAGATTTCCTAAGCTAAGTCCCTAGAGTTAGGagtttaattagaagaaatcttagaataaataagaaaaagagctaattgaaattaatttccgACATTCTGTGTCCAGATGCTGAAAATACCTGTTTAAGGATTGGAGTGGCACATTTTTCTCTTAACATCTCAGCATCGGAATAAGTCAAGCATGGCACTGGCTTCAGTTCTGCATACTGCACAGCAGTAAAAGGATACCACTTAAATAAACCGTATATGTCCTTTAATTTAAGCGCTCCATTATGGTTTTTAAAGCCTTCCTTTGAAAGCAAATCTAAGGAACCATCTGTAACCAGACACACATGGGCAGATATCAACTTAAGGAAACAGGTTATGCAAAACAAACACGAATAACAAATATGTTTCAAGAGGTCTACATTATTTTTTGTACTTGCTACCTTAATCTCCAAATGATCtccaataagaaaattaaaaatacagaaTAAATAGTCTATGACATGAGTGTCATAAAATCCCAGTCATGAGGAAAAGAAAACTTTTACCTTGAGAGCCATACCAATTATTGCAAGAGGGAAGCCATAAGTTAGCATTATCGCCGACCATTCAGATCCTGGAAGGATGTTAAAGTAAGCCCCAAAACCATACCTGTAAATCAAGCACAAATCATGACAAGCAGTCACTTTAGATTACTTAGGTACAATCAAAGGGAAAATAACTCACGACAGGAGCGAAATCCCAAAACCCAGTCCAATAACACCAAATGAGACCTGCAAACAATAGAAAACACTATAATTTCATTAATCAGAACATATAGATGAGGACACCAGGTTTGCTAAAACTTATGCAGCAAGCAGGCATGCGTCAAGTCTTAGCCAAAGCATATTCAGATAAGTGATTAGACTAAAGAAGATGAGGGGAATGTTTGGCTATTAGTTATCACTGGGAGTTTTCCAACAAAACTATAATGCACAATAAATGGCTCCCCCAAAAACAAACTCTGCATCCCATTAACCTTGAACTATGGAAGACAATCACTGCTCTGATCAACAGAGAACAACACAAGTGACAAAAGAAGTCAGAGTGTTAGCATCTACGAATCTAACCCAAAAGCTTACCAGTGCTTATCCTTAAAATATGGCATTACAAAACACCTCTGATCACCTATTAACAAAACTACAGTTTACGTACTTGACAATTACAACAAATGAGTGTAGCCCAACCAGCGCTTATAGTGTAATGAACAACAAAATACAACAGTTGGAATAAGAATTAGTCAACAAGCACTTAACAAATACTCTTTTCGCAATTGCAAATGATAATACTCATATCACCTTGGACTTAAACCCCATAAAGGTAAGAAAACTGTTCGTGCCTATCAGACAGTATTTGTAATTTCTAGGCCTGAAGGAGCAAACATTCTACAAAGCCTCCTTATCTCTTCACAAATCTCATTTACAATCCAAAGTAATGATAGTTAAGTTTATTCTCTGGAAGTTGCCTTCCAATGCCGAATACCACAATTGCAAAATTTACTCTAAAAATCCCAACATAATGCCTAAAAACCATCATTTATCAGCATCTTATTTTCTTATACAATTTTCATAGAAACAAGTTTCTAGTTTTGGTAACCCCATTactttaaattgataaaattggcaaacaacagcaacaaattactaaaaaacaacaacttcaAATCCATAACACCTAAACCCAATCCCTTGACGCCAATATGTTCTTTAGTTAATCAAAAACCAATTACTTATGcaaatattatcataaacaaCAGTAAAAACCTCAactttagaaaaacaaaatggcaCAAACATGAAATGGTCTATTTCACTTCAATTTTTACAACGAATTTAATGAAGGAAATCAATTCCACACAAATTAAAACcagacaaaaaagaagaagaagaagcaaaaagaTTAATACCTTAGCAAGAGAGAACTCATCATCAGTGACAATAGTTTTGGAAGCAGTAGTAGTAGAAGACGGAGAGGCCTGGCTTGAATCAGCAGCTTTGGTTACAAACACAAGCTTAACTCTGTGGGGTTGTTTAGGACTCAATTTTGGTGGTGAAAAAGAATGTACAGAGAGAAAGCAGCAACctttgttgttgttcttgttaTTACAAAACCTTCCAAATTGGACATCATAGTTGAAAATGGCTGttcttgttgttgctgttgcagCTGGTGATGATATTATTGCTGTCATTGGGTACTGATCGATTGATTTTATTAGTTTGTTTCTAACTCTAAAAATTACAGGActttttcttctgtttcttcCTTTGACGACGCAGAATGTATatatctgttttgtttttttttttttggagagaaTAAGAATGAGAGGTTACAGTTTGATGATCCCAAAACTGAAAAGCCAAGTTTCAACCGCCAAATCTATTGTTACGTGGCACCATTCCTTTCtctactttcttttttctttcctttttcccaaaaaaaaagggCTATCCTCGGACCAACTTgaacatcaatatatataatatttttttaaaatgcttgtGCCCAAGTTTAAATCAAGAAAACGTACGTGTATtgctgagaaaaagaaaatgcaagagAAAGGGGGCTAGGTTTCGATTAATTCAAGAAGAATGACTGTTGTCATTCTTTCAACAGATGGTTGAAACACAACATTTCATTAAGCAGTATCCACCACAACATTTTGGTTCCAAGAGTTAGTTGTGTTAGTGTTCTCGTTAGTTACTGTCAGTGCCGCGTATTTGCCTAGAATAAAGGATAGTATTGTCATCTCGAAGAACAACTCATGATATGTAATATGTAAATGCTTTAGTGAAGATCTTTtcatgattgataaaaaaataacttggttAAGATAGTAGTTTATCGATATTAGTTAACATTATATTTTATgtaatcatttaattaatttatattatttaagagataaattcagataaaatagaaaaagttaTGAATAACTTTATCAACGGTTATGTAAAATATGTTAGCATTTTGTTACCAAAATgacaaattagaaaatttaaagattatCCTTATCCTTATTATATAAGACATGTATATAAGAAAGGTCAAATCTAAAGAAAGGTGTGCGTCGTGTGCTTCAAATGAGAGTTTCagaatataaaaacatcaattacaTTAAAGCAAGTGTGTCAACCAGCCAAGGAGTTTACACAGAGTTTTGCATCACATACTCTTGACACACGAGGAGTGTGTAGGAAATTCTCGAGGAGAATTAGTCTTTGAAAAGTTGGAGAGCCTACAGACTCCTAGAGGGAATTCTTGTGTGAAATGTTAACAACTGGAGATTCCAATTAGGATGATAACTATTTGAAGATCGTCAGATGTAATGACAAACTACTACGGTAGGAGAGATAACATGGTTCACTATTTCATCAAGTAAGGTAGTGTAGACACAAAAGGTTGTGTTCAAAGATACTTTTGTTGTAATAgtttaaattagtaaaaaaaaatattctatcctTAGTTTGGCTGTCTtagaggggttttttttttttaatcttttgagtTATTCAAAAGGTTTTCCTTTCGTAACCAAATACCTTGTGCATTTATGTTTTCtgcattctttatttatttggttactGATCAGTGTTTGCAAAGTGTTATTAGATCATTTGTTAATAAGTGGTAAACAGGAAAAATGACTTTCATAATAGAATTTTGCAAAACGAATATTATGGGAATTATAATGAATTAAGACACTCTTTCtccattcttcttttttcttgcttgCAAACTCGTTGCCATTGTGTAGCAAATTTACTAATTATTCTTCTTctcaaataaaacttttgtATACTTTCCAAGTAGGTTCTATCGAAATCCAGATCACTGCAAGTGATATCAAAGCTCCTCATTTTTGGATTGGTGAAATGGCCCTTAAAACTCAATCCTAAGACCTTAAAAGATTAGATGATTCTCTTGAATCTGTTACAGAAGTATAAGCATATGGTGAAGATACTAGatttctataataaaaaaaactagagaataccaaatttaataaagaaGCTAGGCTAGGTGAGTTGATGGGTCTCATTAGTGGTCTTTCCTACCAACATACATTGATCCTACAACAAAATATTGTTGAGTCTAGTTCCATTAGGGAAAGGTTGAATCTACACAATGAAGATTTTGCAGTTAAAACTTGTAAGTCTTGTGATAAAGGACACCAACACTACAAGTCACACAAGCCAAAAAgaaatttatcttgttttaatGGTGAGGATGTACACAAATAGTTGTATAAATATAACTAATACTTTGATATGTAAGAGATCCATTATTCTGTGAAATTTAAGTTAACTTCCTATTATTTAGATGGTAGagtcttatatttttaaaacattattcagAACTAATAATGGACACTATGAATTCCTTATGATGCCTTTTGGGCTAACTAATGCCCCATCTACATTTTTAAGATTGATAGAAAAACCTCGACCTAGAGATAACTATGTACCTAAGAACCAAAAGTATTGGAAATTGAACTTGGACCTGTTGATTATAGAGCATAAAAAACCCGAAGTATGTGAAGATGTCACAAGCTCAATTATACGTTGATAAAtcaaacttgttttttgtcctaacaaagagaaaaatattgcatca of the Populus nigra chromosome 7, ddPopNigr1.1, whole genome shotgun sequence genome contains:
- the LOC133699591 gene encoding uncharacterized protein LOC133699591, with the translated sequence MTAIISSPAATATTRTAIFNYDVQFGRFCNNKNNNKGCCFLSVHSFSPPKLSPKQPHRVKLVFVTKAADSSQASPSSTTTASKTIVTDDEFSLAKVSFGVIGLGFGISLLSYGFGAYFNILPGSEWSAIMLTYGFPLAIIGMALKYAELKPVPCLTYSDAEMLREKCATPILKQVRNDVIRYRYGDEQHLDEALKRIFQYGLGGGIPRRNAPILQMIREEITEDGKYCLVLVFESKALQLSDFEKRQGKFTSFFGPDITAEIGKGENNLYEVRLISNLNANASPS